AGCCGATTCACGGCCGACCAGACCACGAACAGTTGATCGATCGGCGAGACGTTGAAGTCGGTGTGATTGGCACAATGGATTCCCAATTTCTGAGCCGTCTTGAGCGGGCTGAGGAAGAAGGTCTGCTCCTGGCCGCGATTTTTCAAATGGGTTTCCCCAAAATAGAAGCAATGTTCTGTGAAAAAAGAAGGAACAATTTTGTAATCGACATATTTCTGAATCTGATCCTTGCGAACAAACTGCGAGTGAATGACGACACTGCGGAGATCGGCGAAACGATCCTTGGCCGATTTTTCATGAGCTTCCAGAAACCAGTCAATCGCCGCATCGCCATTACAGTGGATGATCAGTTGCAGATTCTTTTCGTAAACGAAGCGGACCATTTCGTCGAATATCGCCTTCGGAAACAGCGGTTCTCCCTTCCATTCCTTCTCGCCGTTCGGGCCACCGGTCAGGTAAGGTGTCGTAAAGAAGGCTGTCCGGCCCTGTGGGGAGCCATCTGTCGTGATTTTGATGCCGCCCAACTTTAAATGGTGTTGGTATTTGCCGAAGGTCTCGGGAGGATTCTTTTCCAAAACTTTTTTGGCTTCCGTGATAAACGGATAAGAGACGACATCTATAAAGAGTTCTCCCTTCTTAGCCGCTTTTTGCAGTAATGCCACATCGGCCGGAAAGGTGGCGCCTTCCTGGGCCGTGGTGATGCCTGCGGCCGCATAAATCATCTGGCCTTCCTTGAAACGGGTCAGAAGTTCGGATTCACTGGGTTTCGGTAGGTTTTCAAATATCGGCATCCAGGCCGCTTCCATCAGCAGTCCGGCCGGTTCCGTCGAATTCGGTTTACGGACGATCACACCACCCGGAGGCGTTTTCGTATCCTGGGTGACGTTGAATTTTTTCAGAGCCAGCGAATTACAGACGGCCCCGTGCAGAGAGACATGCTGGACGAAAACCGGATTGTCCGGGAACGCCGCATCCAGATCGGCCGCCGTCATTTCCCGACCATCGCTGATAGCGTTGCCATCGTAGCCGTAGCCAATGATGAAGTCGCCTTTGGAAATTTGAAACTGCTTCTGAGTCGCCTTCAGAGCCGCAATGATCGCGGCGATCGATTTGCCGGGTCCGGAAGGAGGTGCAAAGCAATTGGCCTGCCGGGACACAGACAGACTATTTATGAAGTGGCTATGACCATCGATGAATCCGGGCAGAAGCGTTTTCCCTTGAAGGTCCACCAGTTGAGTGGTTTCGCCTTTCAATTTCAGCAGATCTGCCTTGGAGCCGACCGCTAGAATTTTTCCCGCTCGAATCGCCACGGCTTCAGCGGAGGGATACTTATCATCCACGGTAACAATGTCGCCACCATGGTAAATCTTGTCTGCTATTTCCTGCCCTCGAACTAGAGTCGGCAGCAAGCCTGCGAGAATAATAAGACCATGTAATTGGGTAATTCTCATATTCAAATTTTCTGTTGGAAACCGAGGGAAACCGGGAAATCTCCTGACATTTTATTTGGCTTAAACTTCAAAGCCGAATGAATTAATCCGTATTTCGCATGGAATTGGAGTGACGGAGTGACTTGATAATTAACAGACAGGTCTGTATAGTTCTTATATGGTGCGACAAGACAAAGTTTCTGAAACCCGCGAACGCATTCTTGAGACGGCCGATCGGTTGTTCTACGAACACGGGATGCGGACCGTCGGTATTGACCGGATTGTGGCCGAGGCCGATGTCGCTAAGATGAGCCTTTACAAGTATTTCCCTTCCAAAGACGATTTGATTCTGGCCTGTTTGCAGCACCGCGAAGAAACCGTCCAAAAGTTCTTCACCGAGGCACTCGCCCGGCATGAGAAACGAGGCCAGGACAAGTTACGGGCTCTCTTCTCCTCTCTAAAGGAATGGTTCAGCAGCGACTCCTTTCGCGGCTGTGCATTTCAAAACGCCGTCGTGGAATTGGCCGATCCCAGTCATCCCGGAACGGAATTTGCTCGAAGCTACAAGAAGCGATTCCAGGATTTTCTGGTAGAACTTGTAAAGGGTTCTGTGGGCAATTCTGCCGCGAAGAACGTCCCAGCCATAAATCTCTTAATCGAAGGGGCGATTGTGACGGCGGTGATCCAGAACAATGCGAGCGTCCTAGACGTCGCTCGGGAAGCCGCCTTGAAACTGCTTAACCTCGATAAATAATTGCTGTCCGACGCTCCACCCAAATTTTTTTTCGATTTCCCGTAATACTATACTGACCTGTCTGTATACATAAGCGTGATGATTAACCTCAAAAAACTGGAAATGGGAGAAACGATCATGCCTCGAATCAATGCACTGGCCCCCGAAAGCGCCACCGGCCACACTCAGGAGCTGTTCACCTCGATCAAGAGCAAATTGGGCGTAGTCCCTAATCTGATGAAGACGATGGGGCATTCCCCCGCTTTGTTAGAGGCCTACCTTCAGTTCAGCGGCAAGCTGGGAGGTGGTGTTCTGCCCGCTAAGGTTCGGGAGCAGATCTCGCTCGCCGTGGGACAGAAAAACGACTGCGACTACTGCGTATCGGCCCATTCCGCAATTGGTAAAAAACTTGGGCTTTCGACTGAACAGATCCTAGATAGCCGACATGGCATCTCTCAAGATCCTAAAACAGCCGCGATTCTCACTTTCAGTCAGCGGATCATCGAAAAGCAGGGACATGTCTCCGATGCCGATGTCCAGGACGTCCGCACGGCCGGCGTGACTGATGCGGAAATTGTTGAAATTGTCGGGAATGTCGCCCTGAATATCTTCACGAACTATTTCAACCACATTTCCGATACGGAAATCGACTTCCCTCGCGCGGAAGCACTGAAGGCTTAAGGATCTATCTGCAAGTAAAGAAGTGAGACTGTCCACGACAATGGACAGTTCCTTTTGAAAAATCAATTTCGTAGACCGAGAACAACTCGCCCGAGCTGAATCGCCCCTTTTTCGCCCGCTTTTTCATGCAGCAGATGCATCGCGCGAAGTGTCTGCAGGCGAGCTTCGTAGTGAGGGGCAGTAATTCCGATGGTTTGGCCTTCCGGCAGTTGGGGCGCAAACCAAGTTTTCAATTCTCTTTCTTCCACGAGCAACACCCGCAATTTCAGCGTGCGAATATCGTCGTAACGTTCCATGGTGATCGCAAAAAAATACGTGGCGGAAGTAATGGGCAAACCGAGCTGCTGGGCGAGGTAGGTTTCCGCAAACTTTTCAGAGAGCACGTTCAAAACGGCCCGATAAATGAATCCCATATCCTCGGGATCGTCGAGTTTGATGAAAGGTTGGCTTGCCGTAGTGACCCTTGCTGCCTTGATGACCTGTCGAACGCCCAGATCGTTGATCCAGACGTTTCGAGCATGCATCTCGGCGAGAGTTCGCATCACGAGCTTTCCCTCGGATACGTAGTTCAACGAGAAGTTGACTTGCTCGACAAATTCCTTCTGCAACCAGTTCCGCCGTTTATTCCAGTAGACCCAGGCAATGGTCACCCAGGTCAACAGCAGTGCGAACGTACTGCCATAGTACCGGACGAATTCGAGGATGTTGCGAAGAACTTCGTTCACGTTAAATCTTCCACTGGGCGCGCGGTTCCCGGCTGATCAATTTGTTCGCCTCCGCATCGTCGAATCGCTCGGCGACCGGATCCCAGGTCAGATTTTTATGCAGCTGATAGCCGATATTCACCAAGTGGCAGATGGTGGCCGTGCGATGGCCGACTTCGGCCGGGCAGATCGTCGGCTTGCGGCTGCGGATACAATCCACCCAGTTCCCGATATGACTCTTGGACGGGTAAACGTGGTATTCCTTTTCCCCAATTGGCGTTTTGACAATCTCTTCCGGGTCGCTGGAGATTCCGGCGCGGGAAACGTAAATGGTCCCTTTTTCGCCGATGAACACGCAGTCTTTGTGGGGCGCCTTATCCTGATATTCGTGAATCATTTCGACGCCGTTGGAATAGACCAGTTTCAAACCCATCAAAGCATTGTTGGCCGGGGGTAGGATTTTGGTCGGCCCGGAGTTATCCATGTCGAGCGCCCACTGGGCGATATCGAAATGGTGAGCTCCCATATCGGCTACGCCGCCACCCGCGAATTCGCGATAATTTCGCCAGGCCGGGTAATGGTTGTGAATGCCTTCGGGACAGAGGATTTTGTTGTAGCCTCGTTCGGGTGCTGGCCCGAGCCAGAATTCCCAATCGGTTCCTTCGGGAATTTTCTCGGTTGCGAGATCGCAGGGTTTATTCGGGGCTCCGACACCAATTTTGATCGTCTTTACTTTGCCAATCCGGCCATTGCGAACCAGTTCCACGGCTTTGCGGAAGTGGCCACCGAATTCGCTGCGCTGCTGGCTGCCGGTTTGAAAAATCACCTGCGTTTTCGCTGCTTCTTCGACGATACGGCGTCCTTCGGCGATGTCGTGCGTCAGCGGTTTTTCGCAATAAATATCTTTCTTGGCCCGGGCAGCGAGGATACAGGGAATTGCATGCCAGTGGTCGGGCGTGCAGATCACCACGGCATCGATGTCCTTGCGGTCGATGATTTCGCGGAAATCGTTAACTGCCGCGCAGCCTTTGTAAGTGCCTTTGGCTTTCTTCTCGTAATGGGCGTTTACTTTCTTCTGGGCATCCTCCCGGCGAGCTACGACCACATCCGACACCGCGACCACCTGAACGTTTTCCGCGTTCAGCAAGCCATACATGTGGCCGCGCGATTGCACGCCCATGCCGATGAAGCCGACGTTGATTCGTTCGTTCGCGGAAGCGCGAGTCACCTGCGGCAGATAAACACTGGGGACAGCGACCGCGGAAGCCTGCAGAAAAGTCCGACGATTGAAGTGCATTTTCGATTCTCTCTAGGAGGAAAGAGACGGAGGGTTTCGACAGAGAATACTTTACAGGAGAACCCGGAAGCTGCCATGCGAGGGGAGATAAATGTGCAATTTCAAAATGCTGGAACTTTGGCCGTCGCTAGAATCTTGGGAACGAAAAAACCCCTATCGAAATAGGGGTATGGGAAATTTTTTAAGCACAGTGTCGGTTCAGGCGGGATTGAGAGAAGCCCACTTGCGGATGACGGTGCGGGTGCTGCTTGCAACGCTCTCGAGTGCCAGTACGAAGACGATGCCAAACAGATAGAGTGCGAGCATGGGTAGGTGCTTGCGATTGGAGAGGAACTTGGAGGCCTCCTGTTCCATTTCCCAGGCTTTCACCACGGCCTTGTCTTTGAGAACCTTCGCTTTATCCTTCAGTTCCGCGGCCCGGTCCTTCAAAGTCTTATCGTCCTTGCCGGAATCGCCTTTTTTCGGCTCGTCCTTTTTGGTTTCCTCTTTTTTGGCTTCGTCTTTCTTCGATTCAGCCAGTTTCTTCTCGTCTTCCGCCTTCTGCTCGGCCATCCGGGTTTCCAGAGCGGCCTTCTCCTCATCCGATATGTCGACCAGAATTTCCTTGAGCTGTTTGGCTTGAGCTTCCTTGGCATCGACATTCAGGAAGGGGTAGAAAGCATCGGCCGCCAGAATCCCGAATCCCGTGAGTGCGACCAGCATGGCCGCGATACCGACCTGCCGTTGCACGGCCGGGTAGCCGAGAACGAAACCGACCTGGCCCTGGAAGAGACTGAACCATACTTCGGAGAGCAGACCGAAAACCAGGCCGAGACCGGCCCCTAACCATTTGATTTCGGGCATCGGCTCGCTTTTTCCAAGCATCGGCATCAGGAAAGCATAGCTGCACAGCGCGATGCCAC
The genomic region above belongs to Telmatocola sphagniphila and contains:
- a CDS encoding carboxymuconolactone decarboxylase family protein, whose protein sequence is MPRINALAPESATGHTQELFTSIKSKLGVVPNLMKTMGHSPALLEAYLQFSGKLGGGVLPAKVREQISLAVGQKNDCDYCVSAHSAIGKKLGLSTEQILDSRHGISQDPKTAAILTFSQRIIEKQGHVSDADVQDVRTAGVTDAEIVEIVGNVALNIFTNYFNHISDTEIDFPRAEALKA
- a CDS encoding Gfo/Idh/MocA family protein; translated protein: MHFNRRTFLQASAVAVPSVYLPQVTRASANERINVGFIGMGVQSRGHMYGLLNAENVQVVAVSDVVVARREDAQKKVNAHYEKKAKGTYKGCAAVNDFREIIDRKDIDAVVICTPDHWHAIPCILAARAKKDIYCEKPLTHDIAEGRRIVEEAAKTQVIFQTGSQQRSEFGGHFRKAVELVRNGRIGKVKTIKIGVGAPNKPCDLATEKIPEGTDWEFWLGPAPERGYNKILCPEGIHNHYPAWRNYREFAGGGVADMGAHHFDIAQWALDMDNSGPTKILPPANNALMGLKLVYSNGVEMIHEYQDKAPHKDCVFIGEKGTIYVSRAGISSDPEEIVKTPIGEKEYHVYPSKSHIGNWVDCIRSRKPTICPAEVGHRTATICHLVNIGYQLHKNLTWDPVAERFDDAEANKLISREPRAQWKI
- a CDS encoding TetR/AcrR family transcriptional regulator codes for the protein MVRQDKVSETRERILETADRLFYEHGMRTVGIDRIVAEADVAKMSLYKYFPSKDDLILACLQHREETVQKFFTEALARHEKRGQDKLRALFSSLKEWFSSDSFRGCAFQNAVVELADPSHPGTEFARSYKKRFQDFLVELVKGSVGNSAAKNVPAINLLIEGAIVTAVIQNNASVLDVAREAALKLLNLDK
- a CDS encoding amidohydrolase; protein product: MRITQLHGLIILAGLLPTLVRGQEIADKIYHGGDIVTVDDKYPSAEAVAIRAGKILAVGSKADLLKLKGETTQLVDLQGKTLLPGFIDGHSHFINSLSVSRQANCFAPPSGPGKSIAAIIAALKATQKQFQISKGDFIIGYGYDGNAISDGREMTAADLDAAFPDNPVFVQHVSLHGAVCNSLALKKFNVTQDTKTPPGGVIVRKPNSTEPAGLLMEAAWMPIFENLPKPSESELLTRFKEGQMIYAAAGITTAQEGATFPADVALLQKAAKKGELFIDVVSYPFITEAKKVLEKNPPETFGKYQHHLKLGGIKITTDGSPQGRTAFFTTPYLTGGPNGEKEWKGEPLFPKAIFDEMVRFVYEKNLQLIIHCNGDAAIDWFLEAHEKSAKDRFADLRSVVIHSQFVRKDQIQKYVDYKIVPSFFTEHCFYFGETHLKNRGQEQTFFLSPLKTAQKLGIHCANHTDFNVSPIDQLFVVWSAVNRLSREGTIIGPDERVSPLQALKTITIDGAYMYKEEKIKGSLEVGKLADLVILDKNPLKVDPKAIKDIKVLETIKEGKTIYSKN